DNA from Candidatus Poribacteria bacterium:
TACTTCCTTCGCCCGTAATAACCTTCCGATTCTTCAGCATCCTCTGACTCTAATTCTTCCGATTCCGCCTCAGAGATATCTTCCGTTTTTTCTTCTTCCAAAGTCCTATTGTATTTCTGATCAAAACCCGAAGACGCATGATAGCCAACTTGCGTATAACACCCCGCAAATGCGACCATTGCTAAAAGCAACAGTAGTACGAAAGTCAATTGCAACTTCATTTCTCCTTCTCCTTTGGATTTATCCATCAATCTCGACTATTATAGCACATTAAACGAGACACTTCCAAGTAGGTTTACATCTATACATCTATCATCTACATCTTACATCTATAGTAGGATCATTCAGTTTTCCAGAGAAAATGCGTCAAGTCCGCCTGATAAGGGAGATTTAAGGTGTTAATGTCAGTGTTTTTTTACTTGCCTTCACCGCGCTTCTATGCTAAACTGAGCGTATGAAGGTTTTCATTCAGATCGGACACGGCATCGTCGGTGCCGCTGTTATCTCAGGTTTATGCATTTGGCAGGCAGGGAGTTTCGGTGAAGCGAGACACACGCTCAGCATCATCGGTGCGATCGCTATTGTCATTGCCAGTCTGTATCTCCTCCGAAGTCGTTGGATTCGGTGGGGCAATCGTCAGACATGGCTGAAATACCATCAACGGCTTGCCTCCTTGGGCTTATGTTTAGTGCTATTGCATTCCGCGTTCCAACCGCTCGTGTGGCACTCATGGCTGACATTTTTGCTCGCCTTATCGAATTTAGGCACCGGCATTGCTGTGAGCCTAACCGCTCGCAGAGCACGCCAGATTCTGCTCCGATGCCATCTCATCCTTGCGCCGATCCTGCTTATCAGCATCGTGTTCCATGGTCAAAAAAAATTGGAGCATGACGAATTCTTTCCACTCACCGATGCTCACGACGTGCCTTGCGCGAGATGCCATACGCCTGAACGCTTACTGTTCCATGTTAGGACAACGCTTCCAGAGGAATTGGACACGTCAGATACTGTTCCTGAAGACTTGCACTGGTGGTTCTTACAAAATGAACGCAGAGTCCCCATAACTGCGCCTATTTCTATCAAGGAAAGAGGAAATTCGTGGACAGTCACCGATACGGAAAATAAACACACCTACTATATTCGCAAGGTGGCGGATCAAATCGCTATCTACGCTGATTCGGATTATCGGAGTTACACTTGTATCAAATGCCACGTACATAACACAGAAGAAATTCAGTTGGTACATGAGCTGCATGGTGTTACGGAAGCCCATAGGTGCCTCATCTGCCACCAGACTGAGATTGACGGTACGCGTTATGGACGACAGCGTTTTGATTGGGAATATGCACCGCACCGCCGGTAGACCGACCGAAAAAAAGGCTTGAACTCAGGCATTTCCAGTGTTCAAGCCGTTCAGTTTCGGGCACCCACAAGGGGTGCCCCTACAAGATATTTACATATTTTGATAATTCGCCATAAATCTTATCGGCGTGCCTTAAGACTGCCCCATGTTGTGGTAAGTTTATCTGCAGGTTTCACCGACAGAAGTTCCCCGTCCATCACCTCTTTAATTTCATCTTTTGACAACGCACGAGCGAACATATAGAATTCGTCCATCAATCCATCGAACCAACGGGAATTCTTATGATGCCCGATTTCGGCTTGGACTCCCCAGTTATCCGAGAGTTTGCCGTCTCCCTTTGCCTCGTGCGTCACCTTTCCATCAATGTAGGTTTTCGTGTCACCACTTTTGCTATCGTAGGTGCCAGTGAAATGCACCCATTTTCCACCTTTGATAATGGGACCGGGATTGATGTTAAAAACCTGTTTTTCGGCACCATCTCGATGAAAAAATCTGAATCCGGCGGGTCGGATTTCGACGTGGTAGAGACCACTTCCATGGTCGGTCCCAATCGAGTCAAAGATGCTTTGCGGATCGGGCGAATCGTTGTGATTGACCCAGACAGCGATTGTGATACCTTCAAGTGGAACATTTTTAAACTCAGGTCCGTTCAAATCTATCCACGTTTGCGGCTCTAATACGATGGCTTTGTCAATAACGCCTTTATCTCTTTTGGATTTCCCTTCAATTTTTCCATCGTTACCGTGAATGGAGATGTAGATATATACTTGCCCACCACTATAGCACAAAGACAATCTAAAATGAAAGCAGAATTGATGCGAATTGAATACGCTTTGACAAACGTCTAAATTTTTGTCATAAAGTAGGATTTGCGCAAAATCCTTTCGTTTCTTGCGGGATTGGAAGACTGGAAGATTGGAAGGGTAGAAGCGTGGAAGGAAGTCTTGCATCCATCCTTCCGTCTACAATTGTCCCAACGAGCGATGGGTGTTATCTACATATCTTGACAATTCGCTGTGGGATTTTTATGATACTTGTTTTTGCGAAATATGCTATAATGTGTTCAATGGATCCTAAGGATTGTGTGCTGCTGGCGAGGTTTTAAACCTCGCCAGCA
Protein-coding regions in this window:
- a CDS encoding LamG domain-containing protein; the encoded protein is MQDFLPRFYPSNLPVFQSRKKRKDFAQILLYDKNLDVCQSVFNSHQFCFHFRLSLCYSGGQVYIYISIHGNDGKIEGKSKRDKGVIDKAIVLEPQTWIDLNGPEFKNVPLEGITIAVWVNHNDSPDPQSIFDSIGTDHGSGLYHVEIRPAGFRFFHRDGAEKQVFNINPGPIIKGGKWVHFTGTYDSKSGDTKTYIDGKVTHEAKGDGKLSDNWGVQAEIGHHKNSRWFDGLMDEFYMFARALSKDEIKEVMDGELLSVKPADKLTTTWGSLKARR